A window of the [Chlorobium] sp. 445 genome harbors these coding sequences:
- a CDS encoding iron ABC transporter substrate-binding protein, which produces MDVVWLDMGSQSVFDRIRTEKDNPQADVWWGGPKELFVQAEALDLLLPYQPSWASALSTEFKSPTHRWYATHRTPEGIMYNKDLLSPEQAPKDWDDLLSEAWRGKIVIRDPLQSGTMQTIFAAMIAKEEARTQSLDSGFYWLERLHANTKSYAADPTQLFLKLARGEGVVTLWNFNDALLQARLNQFPFGFSMPESGTVFAVEGIAIVKGAKHLEHAKRFYEFVTSPESLKEQAELFYRIPARDDLVLELPWLKSVSLKPLDVDLEKIERNQRAWMKYWQEHIRPRTP; this is translated from the coding sequence GTGGATGTTGTCTGGCTTGATATGGGATCACAGAGTGTATTCGACCGTATCCGCACTGAAAAAGACAATCCGCAAGCGGATGTGTGGTGGGGTGGACCGAAAGAACTCTTCGTGCAAGCTGAGGCTTTAGACCTGCTTTTACCTTACCAACCGTCATGGGCAAGTGCACTTTCCACAGAGTTCAAATCGCCAACACATCGGTGGTATGCGACGCACCGCACGCCCGAAGGCATTATGTATAACAAAGATTTACTTTCGCCAGAGCAAGCGCCCAAGGATTGGGACGACTTGCTCAGTGAAGCATGGCGTGGCAAGATTGTCATCAGAGACCCACTGCAATCGGGCACCATGCAAACCATCTTTGCAGCAATGATTGCCAAGGAAGAGGCGCGTACGCAGTCATTGGACTCTGGATTTTACTGGCTGGAACGGCTGCATGCCAACACAAAAAGTTATGCAGCCGACCCGACGCAACTTTTTCTCAAACTTGCACGCGGTGAAGGTGTCGTAACACTATGGAATTTCAACGATGCGCTGCTGCAAGCAAGACTGAATCAGTTCCCCTTTGGCTTTAGCATGCCTGAAAGTGGCACTGTGTTCGCTGTGGAAGGCATTGCTATTGTGAAAGGCGCAAAGCATCTGGAGCACGCAAAACGCTTCTATGAGTTTGTAACCTCACCAGAGAGCCTTAAAGAACAAGCCGAACTATTCTATCGCATTCCAGCGCGAGATGACCTTGTGCTGGAGCTTCCATGGCTCAAGAGCGTCTCACTCAAGCCACTGGACGTAGATTTGGAAAAGATAGAGCGCAACCAAAGAGCATGGATGAAGTATTGGCAAGAGCACATTCGCCCCAGAACGCCATAG